From a single Brassica rapa cultivar Chiifu-401-42 chromosome A01, CAAS_Brap_v3.01, whole genome shotgun sequence genomic region:
- the LOC103831498 gene encoding uncharacterized protein LOC103831498: MLKERDALLNDVKKHLLRAHEIMKNNADKHRRDLEFDVGSLVYLKLRPYRQQSVQKRICQKLAARYYGPYEMLERIGKVAYRLRLPVESKIHPVFHVSQLKPVIGRGERVTPLPPVLSVEEELIVEPLELLDTRYSGDGFLEVLVQWKNLPAHETSWMRMKEFKTQFPSYELEGKLGLRKGGIDMPWRVYITRRKRSLEEEARKRSLEEEALRN; the protein is encoded by the coding sequence ATGTTGAAAGAAAGAGATGCATTGTTGAATGATGTGAAGAAACATTTGTTGCGAGCGCATGAGATTATGAAAAACAATGCTGATAAACATCGTCGAGATTTGGAGTTTGATGTTGGTTCATTGGTTTATTTGAAGCTGAGGCCGTATAGACAGCAGTCGGTGCAGAAGCGTATTTGTCAGAAGTTGGCTGCTCGTTACTATGGGCCCTACGAGATGCTAGAGAGAATTGGAAAAGTGGCTTATCGACTACGTTTACCGGTAGAGTCGAAGATCCACCCAGTGTTTCATGTCTCTCAATTGAAACCAGTGATAGGGCGTGGTGAAAGGGTTACACCTTTACCACCTGTGTTGTCTGTGGAAGAGGAGTTGATCGTGGAACCGTTGGAGTTGTTGGATACTCGTTATAGTGGAGATGGATTTTTGGAAGTCTTGGTACAGTGGAAGAATCTACCGGCGCATGAGACTTCTTGGATGAGGATGAAGGAATTTAAGACGCAGTTTCCATCATACGAGCTTGAGGGCAAGCTCGGTCTACGAAAGGGGGGTATTGATATGCCATGGAGAGTATATATTACGAGAAGGAAGAGGTCATTAGAAGAGGAAGCTAGGAAGAGATCTTTGGAAGAGGAAGCTTTACGTAATTGA
- the LOC103830539 gene encoding putative FBD-associated F-box protein At1g61330 yields MSEPKNKKIKHIDELPEDLTVELPEHLVEYIISTYLPIQYVLQNHVVSKTFREAAIRSRDLDFGRIYSRRRSQSEVVHIIEEIFNQHKGSEINRFVLILNHIGVEDKVLSWVKTCLSKNIQELTLNFSKSKKVMDLSVDFSAIETLTVLNLRWCKFEIPNNTPKGLRLLRTLALMKSNVTPEMIDAIFSNCIHLETLELTRCITHGVLSINAHNHKKFKELVLYCMPNRLQIILDAPTLECYKYEGFVRILDFSKVDALKEAKLHYIQNYNWRYYDSSNMVLANMVAYTGVHVLSTTNIFLEIKEFTFEPGMLWIIHQMSYMESSNCEFNSIKEVTIDGYKNHWHELDIVEFFCRHAKSLKKLKLIIPKNVKKRARGLDYARLDYLKSRFTGVIVEV; encoded by the exons atgtcaGAGCCCAAAAATAAGAAGATCAAACACATTGACGAGCTGCCTGAAGATCTCACTGTAGAGCTGCCTGAACATCTGGTGGAGTACATCATATCAACATATTTGCCCATCCAATATGTTCTACAAAACCATGTTGTGTCCAAAACATTCAGGGAAGCAGCAATTCGATCCCGAGACCTTGATTTCGGCAGGATATACTCCAGGAGACGTAGTCAATCAGAGGTTGTACATATAATTGAAGAGATTTTTAATCAACACAAAGGATCAGAAATCAACCGATTTGTTCTGATTCTCAATCATATTGGCGTAGAGGATAAGGTACTCTCGTGGGTAAAAACATGCCTAAGTAAAAACATTCAAGAGCTGACGTTAAACTTCTCCAAATCCAAGAAAGTCATGGATCTCTCTGTTGATTTCTCGGCCATCGAGACACTAACTGTCTTGAATCTAAGGTGGTGTAAATTCGAAATACCGAATAATACCCCAAAGGGTTTAAGACTCTTGAGGACACTTGCGCTCATGAAGTCCAACGTAACACCAGAGATGATAGATGCAATATTCAGCAACTGCATTCACCTCGAGACGCTTGAACTAACCAGATGCATAACGCATGGGGTATTGAGCATCAATGCTCACAATCATAAGAAGTTCAAGGAACTGGTCCTGTATTGTATGCCTAATCGCTTGCAAATCATTTTAGATGCACCTACTCTTGAATGCTACAAGTATGAAGGATTTGTTAGGATTCTTGACTTTTCAAAAGTGGACGCACTTAAGGAGGCGAAACTCCATTATATCCAGAATTACAATTGGCGTTATTACGATTCGTCTAACATGGTGCTTGCTAACATGGTGGCCTATACAGGAGTTCATGTCCTCTCAACGACAAATATCTTTCTTGAG ATTAAGGAGTTCACATTTGAACCTGGTATGCTTTGGATAATTCATCAAATGTCATATATGGAGAGCAGCAACTGCGAGTTTAACTCTATCAAGGAAGTCACGATTGATGGCTACAAAAACCATTGGCATGAGCTTGATATAGTGGAGTTCTTTTGCAGGCACGCAAAATCGCTAAAGAAGTTGAAGTTGATCATTCCAAAAAACGTTAAGAAAAGAGCTCGCGGACTCGATTATGCTAGGCTGGATTACCTAAAAAGCAGATTTACAGGTGTTATAGTGGAAGTTTAA
- the LOC103849037 gene encoding putative FBD-associated F-box protein At1g61330 yields MSEPKNKKIKRIDELPEDLTVELPEHLVEYIISTYFPIQYVLQNRVVSKTFREAAIRSRDLDFGRIYSRRRSQSEVVHIIEEIFNQHKGSEINRFVLILNHIGVEDKVLSWVKTCLSKNIQELMLNFSKSKKVMDLSVDFSAIETLTVLNLRWCKFEIPNNTPKGLRLLRTLALMKSNVTPEMIDAIFSNCIHLETLELTRCITHGVLSINAHNHKKFKELVLYCMPNRLQIILDAPTLECYKYEGFVRILDFSKVDALKEAKLHYIQNYNWRYYDSSNMVLANMVAYTGVHVLSTTNIFLEAFKERYIEGEMRSPIFKFLNLKEFSILFKAPNLCTLYHISEFLKRSPKVEKVLIDIKEFTFEPGMLWIIHQMSYMESSNCEFNSIKEVTIDGYKNHWHELDIVEFFCGHAKSLKKLKLFMPKNIKKRARGLDYARLDYIRSRFPGVKVEV; encoded by the exons atgtcaGAGCCCAAAAATAAGAAGATCAAACGCATTGACGAGCTGCCTGAAGATCTCACTGTAGAGCTGCCTGAACATCTGGTGGAGTACATCATATCAACGTATTTCCCCATCCAATATGTTCTACAAAACCGTGTTGTGTCCAAAACATTCAGGGAAGCAGCGATTCGATCCCGAGACCTTGATTTCGGCAGGATATACTCCAGGAGACGTAGTCAATCAGAGGTTGTACATATAATTGAAGAGATTTTTAATCAACACAAAGGATCAGAAATCAACCGATTTGTTCTGATTCTCAATCATATTGGCGTAGAGGATAAGGTACTCTCGTGGGTAAAAACATGCCTAAGTAAAAACATTCAAGAGCTGATGTTAAACTTCTCCAAATCCAAGAAAGTCATGGATCTCTCTGTTGATTTCTCGGCCATCGAGACACTAACTGTCTTGAATCTAAGATGGTGTAAATTCGAAATACCGAATAATACCCCAAAGGGTTTAAGACTCTTGAGGACACTTGCGCTCATGAAGTCCAACGTAACACCAGAGATGATAGATGCAATATTCAGCAACTGCATTCACCTCGAGACGCTTGAACTAACCAGATGCATAACGCATGGGGTATTGAGCATCAATGCTCACAATCATAAGAAGTTCAAGGAACTGGTCCTGTATTGTATGCCTAATCGCTTGCAAATCATTTTAGATGCACCTACTCTTGAATGCTACAAGTATGAAGGATTTGTTAGGATTCTTGACTTTTCAAAAGTGGACGCACTTAAGGAGGCGAAACTCCATTATATCCAGAATTACAATTGGCGTTATTACGATTCGTCTAACATGGTGCTTGCTAACATGGTGGCCTATACAGGAGTTCATGTCCTCTCAACGACAAATATCTTTCTTGAG GCATTCAAGGAAAGATACATAGAGGGAGAAATGAGAAGCcccattttcaaatttttgaactTGAAAGAATTCAGTATTCTTTTTAAAGCTCCAAACTTGTGTACTCTTTATCACATTTCTGAATTCCTCAAAAGATCCCCTAAGGTCGAAAAGGTTTTGATCGAT ATTAAGGAGTTCACATTTGAACCTGGTATGCTTTGGATAATTCATCAAATGTCATATATGGAGAGCAGCAACTGCGAGTTTAACTCTATCAAGGAAGTCACGATTGATGGCTACAAAAACCATTGGCATGAGCTTGATATAGTGGAGTTCTTTTGCGGGCACGCAAAATCGCTAAAGAAGTTGAAGTTGTTCATGCCAAAAAACATTAAGAAAAGAGCTCGCGGACTCGATTATGCTAGGTTGGATTACATAAGAAGCAGATTTCCAGGTGTTAAAGTGGAAGTTTAA